Proteins encoded by one window of Vidua chalybeata isolate OUT-0048 chromosome 8, bVidCha1 merged haplotype, whole genome shotgun sequence:
- the STAMBPL1 gene encoding AMSH-like protease isoform X3 has protein sequence METLEEKSNLLGLQADNSMEQPFTVSSLKKLVAIPDHTDISVTPEERVRALSKLGSNITINEDITPRRYFRSGVEMERMASVYMEEGNLENAFVFYNKFITLFVEKLPSHRDYHQCAVPEKQDIIKKLKEVAFPRTDELKRDLLKKYNLEYQEYMQHKNKCKTEFLKKLEHQKLIEAEKKRIAHMRQQQLESEQFQFFEDQLKKQELARDQKIKESVVMSEQIDGSMLSCISVPENSSLSAALLEKKERRGNSGCAGHSPPVERVLKPAATLSAVQTQLAEALRGVILPRDLCHKFLLLAEANTVRGIETCGILCGKLTHNEFTITHVIVPKQTAGPDYCDMENVEELFGIQDQYDLLTLGWIHVEHCRTI, from the exons ATGGAGACTTTGGAGGAAAAGAGCAATCTCCTTGGTTTACAGGCAGACAACAGCATGGAGCAACCGTTCACTGTCAGCTCATTG aaaaagctgGTAGCTATTCCTGACCACACAGACATCTCTGTGACCCCAGAGGAGAGAGTACGTGCCTTAAGCAAGCTTGGTAGCAATATCACAATCAATGAGGACATCACTCCCCGGCGCTACTTCCGATCTGGAGTGGAGATGGAGCGAATGGCGTCGGTGTACATGGAGGAGGGAAACCTGGAGAACGCTTTTGTGTTTTATAACAAGTTCATAAC GTTGTTTGTAGAAAAGCTGCCCAGTCACCGAGACTATCACCAATGTGCAGTACCAGAAAAACAAGATATTATTAAG AAATTGAAGGAGGTTGCATTTCCACGGACAGACGAATTGAAAAgagatcttttaaaaaaatataacttAGAATATCAAGAATACATGCAACACAAA AACAAAtgtaaaactgaatttctgaagaaattggAGCACCAAAAGCTAATAGAGGCAGAGAAGAAACGAATTGCACATAtgcggcagcagcagctcgaGTCGGAGCAGTTTCAGTTCTTTGAGGATCAACTTAAGAAGCAAGAACTAGCTCGAGATCAGAAAATCAAAGAGAGTGTGGTTATGTCTGAACAGATAGATGGAAGTATGCTGTCTTGTATTTCTGTACCAGAGAACAGTTCCTTATCTGCAGCGCtgctggagaaaaaagagaggcGCGGCaactctggctgtgctggacatTCGCCGCCAGTGGAACGGGTCTTAAAGCCAGCAGCTACTCTAAGTGCTGTTCAGA CTCAATTGGCCGAAGCACTCAGAGGTGTCATTTTGCCCAGGGATCTCTGTCACaaatttctgctgctggcagaggcaaATACAGTAAGAGGAATAGAGACATGTGGAATTCTCTGTGGAAAACTG ACTCATAATGAATTTACTATTACACATGTAATAGTGCCAAAGCAAACTGCAGGACCAGACTACTGTGACATGGAGAATGTGGAAGAATTATTTGGTATTCAGGATCAGTATGATCTCCTCACTTTGGGTTGGATCCAT gttgaacacTGTAGAACAATATAG
- the STAMBPL1 gene encoding AMSH-like protease isoform X1 yields METLEEKSNLLGLQADNSMEQPFTVSSLKKLVAIPDHTDISVTPEERVRALSKLGSNITINEDITPRRYFRSGVEMERMASVYMEEGNLENAFVFYNKFITLFVEKLPSHRDYHQCAVPEKQDIIKKLKEVAFPRTDELKRDLLKKYNLEYQEYMQHKNKCKTEFLKKLEHQKLIEAEKKRIAHMRQQQLESEQFQFFEDQLKKQELARDQKIKESVVMSEQIDGSMLSCISVPENSSLSAALLEKKERRGNSGCAGHSPPVERVLKPAATLSAVQTQLAEALRGVILPRDLCHKFLLLAEANTVRGIETCGILCGKLTHNEFTITHVIVPKQTAGPDYCDMENVEELFGIQDQYDLLTLGWIHTHPTQTAFLSSVDLHTHCSYQLMLPEAIAIVCSPKHNDTGIFRLTNAGMLEVSACKKKGFHPHTKDPRLFNPCTHVVGKDIKIIVLDLR; encoded by the exons ATGGAGACTTTGGAGGAAAAGAGCAATCTCCTTGGTTTACAGGCAGACAACAGCATGGAGCAACCGTTCACTGTCAGCTCATTG aaaaagctgGTAGCTATTCCTGACCACACAGACATCTCTGTGACCCCAGAGGAGAGAGTACGTGCCTTAAGCAAGCTTGGTAGCAATATCACAATCAATGAGGACATCACTCCCCGGCGCTACTTCCGATCTGGAGTGGAGATGGAGCGAATGGCGTCGGTGTACATGGAGGAGGGAAACCTGGAGAACGCTTTTGTGTTTTATAACAAGTTCATAAC GTTGTTTGTAGAAAAGCTGCCCAGTCACCGAGACTATCACCAATGTGCAGTACCAGAAAAACAAGATATTATTAAG AAATTGAAGGAGGTTGCATTTCCACGGACAGACGAATTGAAAAgagatcttttaaaaaaatataacttAGAATATCAAGAATACATGCAACACAAA AACAAAtgtaaaactgaatttctgaagaaattggAGCACCAAAAGCTAATAGAGGCAGAGAAGAAACGAATTGCACATAtgcggcagcagcagctcgaGTCGGAGCAGTTTCAGTTCTTTGAGGATCAACTTAAGAAGCAAGAACTAGCTCGAGATCAGAAAATCAAAGAGAGTGTGGTTATGTCTGAACAGATAGATGGAAGTATGCTGTCTTGTATTTCTGTACCAGAGAACAGTTCCTTATCTGCAGCGCtgctggagaaaaaagagaggcGCGGCaactctggctgtgctggacatTCGCCGCCAGTGGAACGGGTCTTAAAGCCAGCAGCTACTCTAAGTGCTGTTCAGA CTCAATTGGCCGAAGCACTCAGAGGTGTCATTTTGCCCAGGGATCTCTGTCACaaatttctgctgctggcagaggcaaATACAGTAAGAGGAATAGAGACATGTGGAATTCTCTGTGGAAAACTG ACTCATAATGAATTTACTATTACACATGTAATAGTGCCAAAGCAAACTGCAGGACCAGACTACTGTGACATGGAGAATGTGGAAGAATTATTTGGTATTCAGGATCAGTATGATCTCCTCACTTTGGGTTGGATCCAT ACACATCCAACACAAACTGCATTCTTATCCAGTGTTGATCTTCATACTCATTGCTCTTATCAACTTATGTTGCCAGAGGCCATTGCAATTGTTTGTTCACCAAAGCATAATGA CACTGGCATCTTCAGACTGACTAATGCTGGCATGCTAGAAGTTTCTGCTTGTAAAAAGAAAGGATTCCATCCACATACAAAGGACCCTAGGTTATTTAAT
- the LOC128791543 gene encoding lysosomal acid lipase/cholesteryl ester hydrolase-like — translation MWCLLVLLCSQGIAFSAGFTAASTAGVDTSRCKKSRNPECFMNVSEIIRYHGFPSEEYEVPTEDGYILGVYRIPSGRNSQNTGKKPAVLLHHGILADAIHWISNLPNNSLGFILADAGYDVWLGNSRGDTWSLKHKTLKPCQKEFWQFSFDEIGKYDIPAELNFIMNKTGQKDVYYIGHSEGSAAGFIAFSTYPDLSQKIKAFFALAPVVTITHATSPLVTITRLPQPLIRLLLGCKGLLQYNELLNGPVTQFCACLGKVCGNIFCYIAGGMIQNMNTSRTDSYTGHYPAGTSVQNVIHWQQIKHADQFQAYDYGCKENMKKYNQTAPPEYKIEEIKIPTAVWSAGQDKFADPTDMARLLPRITNLIYHEHFPTWGHLDFLWGLDATEKMYLKIIELLKKYA, via the exons ATGTGGTGCCTCCtcgtgctgctctgctcccaaggAATTGCCTTTTCAGCAGGATTCACAGCAGCCTCCACTGCAGGTGTTGACACAAGCCGCTGCAAGAAGAGTCGCAACCCGGAATGTTTCATGAATGTT AGTGAAATCATCAGATATCATGGATTCCCCAGCGAGGAATATGAAGTCCCAACGGAGGATGGATACATTCTTGGTGTTTACAGAATTCCTTCTGGAAGGAACAGCCAAAATACAG GGAAGAAGCCTGCAGTCTTGCTACATCATGGTATTTTAGCAGATGCTATTCACTGGATTTCCAACCTGCCCAACAACAGCTTGGGCTTCATCCTTGCAGATGCTGGCTATGATGTCTGGTTGGGAAACAGCCGAGGAGACACCTGGTCTTTAAAACATAAGACCCTCAAACCCTGCCAAAAAGAGTTCTGGCAGTTCAG CTTCGATGAGATAGGTAAATACGACattccagcagagctgaactTCATCATGAATAAAACTGGACAGAAGGATGTTTACTATATTGGTCACTCTGAAGGGTCAGCTGCAG GCTTCATAGCATTTTCTACTTATCCTGATTTGTCTCAGAAGATAAAAGCATTCTTTGCTTTGGCACCAGTGGTCACCATCACACATGCCACCAGTCCTCTGGTAACGATTACCCGGCTTCCCCAGCCACTCATCAGG TTACTACTTGGCTGCAAAGGACTTCTTCAATACAATGAGCTGCTGAATGGACCTGTAACACAGTTCTGTGCATGTCTGGGGAAAGTTTGTGGCAATATCTTCTGCTACATAGCCGGAGGCATGATACAAAATATGAACACG AGTCGAACAGATTCATACACGGGACATTACCCAGCTGGAACATCAGTACAGAATGTTATTCATTGGCAGCAG ATAAAACATGCAGACCAATTTCAAGCTTATGACTACGGCTGCaaggaaaacatgaagaaatacaACCAG ACTGCTCCTCCTGAGTACAAGATAGAGGAGATAAAGATACCAACTGCTGTTTGGAGTGCTGGACAGGACAAATTTGCAGACCCAACAGACATGGCAAGGCTACTTCCTCGGATTACTAATCTCATTTACCATGAGCATTTTCCTACATGGGGACATCTTGATTTCCTTTGGGGCCTTGATGCAACTGAGAAAATGTATCTGAAAATCATTGAACTACTAAAAAAATATGCTTAG
- the STAMBPL1 gene encoding AMSH-like protease isoform X2, giving the protein METLEEKSNLLGLQADNSMEQPFTVSSLKKLVAIPDHTDISVTPEERVRALSKLGSNITINEDITPRRYFRSGVEMERMASVYMEEGNLENAFVFYNKFITLFVEKLPSHRDYHQCAVPEKQDIIKKLKEVAFPRTDELKRDLLKKYNLEYQEYMQHKNKCKTEFLKKLEHQKLIEAEKKRIAHMRQQQLESEQFQFFEDQLKKQELARDQKIKESVVMSEQIDGSMLSCISVPENSSLSAALLEKKERRGNSGCAGHSPPVERVLKPAATLSAVQTQLAEALRGVILPRDLCHKFLLLAEANTTHNEFTITHVIVPKQTAGPDYCDMENVEELFGIQDQYDLLTLGWIHTHPTQTAFLSSVDLHTHCSYQLMLPEAIAIVCSPKHNDTGIFRLTNAGMLEVSACKKKGFHPHTKDPRLFNPCTHVVGKDIKIIVLDLR; this is encoded by the exons ATGGAGACTTTGGAGGAAAAGAGCAATCTCCTTGGTTTACAGGCAGACAACAGCATGGAGCAACCGTTCACTGTCAGCTCATTG aaaaagctgGTAGCTATTCCTGACCACACAGACATCTCTGTGACCCCAGAGGAGAGAGTACGTGCCTTAAGCAAGCTTGGTAGCAATATCACAATCAATGAGGACATCACTCCCCGGCGCTACTTCCGATCTGGAGTGGAGATGGAGCGAATGGCGTCGGTGTACATGGAGGAGGGAAACCTGGAGAACGCTTTTGTGTTTTATAACAAGTTCATAAC GTTGTTTGTAGAAAAGCTGCCCAGTCACCGAGACTATCACCAATGTGCAGTACCAGAAAAACAAGATATTATTAAG AAATTGAAGGAGGTTGCATTTCCACGGACAGACGAATTGAAAAgagatcttttaaaaaaatataacttAGAATATCAAGAATACATGCAACACAAA AACAAAtgtaaaactgaatttctgaagaaattggAGCACCAAAAGCTAATAGAGGCAGAGAAGAAACGAATTGCACATAtgcggcagcagcagctcgaGTCGGAGCAGTTTCAGTTCTTTGAGGATCAACTTAAGAAGCAAGAACTAGCTCGAGATCAGAAAATCAAAGAGAGTGTGGTTATGTCTGAACAGATAGATGGAAGTATGCTGTCTTGTATTTCTGTACCAGAGAACAGTTCCTTATCTGCAGCGCtgctggagaaaaaagagaggcGCGGCaactctggctgtgctggacatTCGCCGCCAGTGGAACGGGTCTTAAAGCCAGCAGCTACTCTAAGTGCTGTTCAGA CTCAATTGGCCGAAGCACTCAGAGGTGTCATTTTGCCCAGGGATCTCTGTCACaaatttctgctgctggcagaggcaaATACA ACTCATAATGAATTTACTATTACACATGTAATAGTGCCAAAGCAAACTGCAGGACCAGACTACTGTGACATGGAGAATGTGGAAGAATTATTTGGTATTCAGGATCAGTATGATCTCCTCACTTTGGGTTGGATCCAT ACACATCCAACACAAACTGCATTCTTATCCAGTGTTGATCTTCATACTCATTGCTCTTATCAACTTATGTTGCCAGAGGCCATTGCAATTGTTTGTTCACCAAAGCATAATGA CACTGGCATCTTCAGACTGACTAATGCTGGCATGCTAGAAGTTTCTGCTTGTAAAAAGAAAGGATTCCATCCACATACAAAGGACCCTAGGTTATTTAAT